From a region of the Erythrobacter neustonensis genome:
- the folP gene encoding dihydropteroate synthase, translating to MSARVYLHPLTLVSGPQAVDGAAVRLGGSMAYAREFALVVRKGGTVTERMVGTPREIKAAIARLSGALADDAAAQWANLAKAHAPLELGARTVRLDQPQVVGILNVTPDSFSDGGRHDAAEAGRAHAAAMLEAGAAMIDIGGESTRPGAAATFEDEEIGRVRPAVEYCAAMGAAISLDTRRAGVLMAGLAAGAHMANDVSAMRYDPRMIEVVASQACPVILMHAPGAGEDLHAGASYTDVVSDVFDFLAAARDRALAAGIAPGRIVLDPGIGFGKSLAENLALMNALPLFHALGCPLMLGASRKRMIGALSREEAADARLAGSLALALRGMEAGVHLLRVHDVAETVQARNVWRGLRDTGLTDFSQLLPL from the coding sequence ATGTCGGCGCGCGTCTATCTCCACCCGCTGACGCTGGTTTCCGGGCCGCAGGCGGTCGACGGCGCAGCGGTGCGGCTGGGCGGGTCGATGGCCTACGCCCGCGAATTTGCGCTGGTGGTGCGCAAAGGCGGCACAGTGACCGAGCGCATGGTCGGCACGCCGCGCGAGATCAAGGCGGCGATTGCGCGGCTTTCGGGAGCGCTGGCGGATGATGCGGCGGCGCAATGGGCCAACCTCGCCAAGGCGCACGCACCGCTCGAACTGGGCGCACGCACGGTCCGGCTCGACCAGCCGCAGGTGGTGGGCATCCTCAACGTCACCCCCGACAGTTTCTCCGATGGCGGCCGGCATGACGCCGCCGAGGCAGGCCGTGCGCATGCCGCCGCGATGCTTGAGGCAGGCGCGGCGATGATCGACATCGGCGGGGAAAGCACGCGGCCCGGCGCTGCGGCGACCTTCGAGGACGAGGAGATCGGGCGGGTCCGCCCGGCGGTCGAATACTGCGCCGCGATGGGCGCTGCGATCAGCCTCGACACGCGGCGTGCCGGGGTGCTGATGGCGGGCCTCGCGGCGGGCGCGCACATGGCCAACGATGTCTCGGCAATGCGCTATGACCCGCGCATGATCGAGGTGGTCGCGAGCCAGGCCTGCCCCGTCATCCTGATGCACGCACCCGGCGCAGGCGAGGATCTGCACGCGGGTGCAAGCTATACCGATGTGGTGAGCGACGTCTTCGATTTCCTCGCCGCCGCACGCGACCGGGCGCTGGCCGCAGGCATCGCACCAGGGCGGATCGTGCTCGACCCCGGGATCGGCTTCGGCAAGTCGCTCGCCGAAAACCTTGCGCTGATGAACGCGCTGCCGCTGTTTCATGCGCTGGGCTGCCCGCTGATGCTGGGGGCGAGCCGCAAGCGGATGATCGGGGCCCTGTCGCGCGAGGAAGCGGCGGACGCACGACTGGCGGGATCGCTGGCGCTCGCGCTCAGGGGCATGGAGGCGGGCGTCCACCTGCTGCGCGTCCACGACGTGGCCGAGACGGTGCAGGCGCGCAATGTCTGGCGGGGCCTGCGCGATACCGGGCTTACCGATTTCAGCCAGTTGCTTCCGCTCTGA
- a CDS encoding SDR family NAD(P)-dependent oxidoreductase, producing MTHIQEFSGRSALVTGAASGIGAACARMLAARGAGKLVLVDVDAAGMDALDLGPCEVHRIVGSVADEALWVGLDPLLAGLDHAVVNAGIGSGGQISSISLAEWRRVMAVNLDGAFLTLAHSLRAMADGPGSVVVVASTTGLKPVPGIGPYGVSKAAVAHMARIAAAENAEKGIRVNAIAPGGVDTAIWDEGEDFKALVAAVGREAAIARMAKTTPLRRFASSDEMADTICYLLGDGAANITGHVMVTDGGFTL from the coding sequence ATGACACATATTCAGGAATTCAGCGGGCGCAGCGCACTGGTCACAGGGGCCGCATCGGGGATCGGAGCGGCCTGCGCGCGCATGCTGGCCGCACGCGGCGCGGGTAAGCTAGTGCTGGTCGATGTCGATGCGGCCGGGATGGACGCGCTCGATCTTGGGCCTTGCGAGGTGCATCGCATCGTCGGCAGCGTCGCGGACGAGGCGCTTTGGGTGGGTCTAGACCCCCTCTTGGCCGGTTTAGACCATGCCGTGGTCAACGCAGGCATCGGTTCGGGGGGGCAGATTTCGTCGATTTCGCTCGCCGAATGGCGCCGCGTGATGGCGGTCAATCTCGACGGCGCATTTCTGACCTTGGCCCATTCGCTGCGCGCAATGGCGGATGGGCCCGGCAGCGTGGTGGTGGTCGCCTCGACCACGGGGTTGAAGCCGGTGCCGGGGATCGGGCCTTATGGCGTGTCCAAGGCCGCTGTTGCCCACATGGCGCGGATCGCCGCCGCCGAAAACGCCGAAAAGGGCATTCGTGTCAATGCGATAGCGCCCGGCGGCGTGGACACGGCGATCTGGGACGAAGGCGAAGATTTCAAGGCGCTGGTCGCCGCGGTCGGACGCGAAGCCGCGATTGCGCGGATGGCCAAGACCACGCCCCTGCGCCGCTTTGCCTCCTCCGACGAAATGGCGGACACGATCTGCTACCTGCTCGGCGACGGGGCGGCGAATATCACCGGACACGTGATGGTCACCGATGGCGGGTTCACGCTCTGA
- a CDS encoding sigma-54-dependent transcriptional regulator, producing the protein MDCLPQAQDDARIVMLIDDEPAQGRLITAIAARDGWRTIVAPDAETAIAMLGTREGMQLSAILLDQWVPGDDACALIAELKSRRPALPILMLTTSASPLLAVEAMRAGASDYLVKPVSPDRLMEALRTVTMRASPRDELAPLTEKMSATLDFDAMIGTAPSFRTALAQAAKAARGHGHVLIEGESGTGKEMLMRAMHGASPRAKDPLRIISLASIPAGSIDSVLFGHEPGSFPGAFDRQIGAFQHCDGGTLILDEVDRLTPAMQQRLAEALGSGIIRPVGASYGFRVDVRLLVTSNIGLDRMVAAGKFDAALAAKLGATRIVLPPLRDRSGDIPALTRHFLARIGEQPGLNHLSVSDSALALLAAYDWPGNVRQLQSVLFRAAVYCEGNSLTADSFPQLSEMLGEQGSVTAASTHEGVGIMLYTPDGNLRPLEEIEADVIRLAIGHYRGRMTEVARRLGIGRSTLYRKLSDLGIDNAA; encoded by the coding sequence ATGGATTGCCTCCCCCAGGCACAGGACGATGCGCGAATCGTCATGCTGATCGATGACGAGCCGGCACAGGGCCGTCTCATCACCGCAATCGCCGCGCGCGATGGCTGGCGCACGATCGTCGCGCCCGATGCCGAAACCGCGATCGCGATGCTCGGCACGCGCGAGGGGATGCAATTGTCCGCGATCCTGCTCGACCAGTGGGTGCCGGGCGACGATGCCTGCGCGCTGATCGCCGAATTGAAATCGCGCCGTCCCGCCCTGCCGATCCTGATGCTCACCACCAGCGCCTCGCCCTTGCTCGCGGTCGAGGCGATGCGCGCCGGCGCTTCGGATTATCTGGTCAAGCCTGTCTCCCCCGACCGGTTGATGGAAGCGCTGCGCACGGTCACGATGCGCGCCTCGCCGCGCGACGAACTGGCACCGCTCACCGAGAAGATGTCCGCCACGCTCGATTTCGATGCGATGATCGGCACCGCCCCCAGTTTCCGCACCGCGCTGGCGCAGGCCGCGAAGGCCGCGCGCGGGCATGGCCACGTGCTGATCGAAGGCGAAAGCGGCACGGGCAAGGAAATGCTGATGCGCGCGATGCACGGCGCATCGCCGCGGGCGAAAGACCCGCTGCGGATCATCAGCTTGGCCTCGATCCCCGCAGGATCGATCGATTCGGTGTTGTTCGGGCATGAACCCGGCAGCTTCCCCGGCGCCTTCGACCGCCAGATCGGCGCGTTCCAGCATTGCGACGGCGGGACGCTGATCCTCGACGAGGTCGACCGCCTGACCCCCGCCATGCAGCAGCGGCTGGCCGAGGCGCTGGGCAGCGGGATCATCCGCCCGGTGGGTGCAAGCTATGGTTTCCGTGTCGATGTGCGCCTGCTCGTCACCAGCAATATCGGGCTCGACCGGATGGTGGCGGCGGGCAAGTTCGATGCCGCGCTTGCTGCGAAACTTGGTGCGACGCGGATCGTGCTGCCGCCCTTGCGCGATCGCAGCGGCGATATTCCCGCGCTCACCCGCCATTTCCTCGCCCGGATCGGCGAACAGCCGGGGCTCAACCACCTGTCGGTGTCGGACAGCGCGCTCGCGCTGCTGGCCGCCTATGACTGGCCGGGCAATGTCCGCCAGCTGCAATCGGTCCTGTTCCGCGCGGCAGTCTATTGCGAAGGCAATTCGCTTACCGCCGACAGCTTCCCGCAATTGTCCGAAATGCTCGGCGAACAGGGCAGCGTGACCGCGGCGAGCACGCACGAGGGCGTTGGCATCATGCTCTACACCCCCGATGGCAATCTGCGCCCATTGGAAGAAATCGAGGCCGACGTGATCCGGCTCGCCATCGGGCACTATCGCGGGCGGATGACCGAAGTGGCGCGCAGGCTGGGGATCGGGCGCTCGACGCTTTACCGCAAGCTCAGCGATCTGGGGATCGACAACGCGGCATGA
- a CDS encoding aa3-type cytochrome c oxidase subunit IV, with the protein MTVHDMEKAEATYTGFMATLKWAVPLIAVIAAVVVITIAS; encoded by the coding sequence ATGACTGTTCACGACATGGAAAAGGCCGAAGCCACCTACACCGGCTTCATGGCGACGCTCAAATGGGCGGTGCCGCTGATCGCGGTCATCGCGGCCGTCGTCGTCATCACGATCGCAAGCTAA
- a CDS encoding NAD(P) transhydrogenase subunit alpha, whose amino-acid sequence MKIAILKERASGETRVAATPETVKKFASLGCDVAVETGAGETASCPDAAYAEAGASVGDAAATVKDADIVLGIQAPDVALLQGARPGAWVAALFDPFTRRDVVDAYAGAGFEALSMEFMPRITRAQSMDVLSSQSNLAGYKAVLAAADAYGRAFPMMMTAAGTVQAARVFIMGVGVAGLQAIATARRLGAQVSATDVRSATKEQIQSLGAKAIFVENVAGIEGEGSGGYATEMSEEYQRAQAELVSGHIAKQDIVITTALIPGRAAPRLITDVQIATMKPGSVIYDLAVAQGGNVEGSVADQVVEKHGVKIIGYSNTPATLPADASALFARNHYNFLSAFWDKESGKPVLDEEIGNAIRLTQGGKVVSERLLG is encoded by the coding sequence GTGAAAATCGCCATCCTGAAGGAGCGCGCCTCGGGCGAGACGCGCGTCGCCGCGACGCCGGAAACGGTCAAGAAATTCGCCAGCCTCGGCTGCGATGTCGCCGTCGAAACGGGGGCGGGAGAGACCGCTTCCTGCCCCGATGCGGCCTATGCCGAAGCAGGTGCAAGCGTCGGCGATGCGGCGGCGACGGTGAAGGATGCCGACATCGTGCTCGGCATTCAGGCGCCCGATGTGGCGCTGCTTCAGGGGGCACGGCCTGGTGCGTGGGTGGCGGCCTTGTTCGATCCGTTCACGCGGCGCGACGTGGTCGATGCCTATGCGGGCGCGGGCTTTGAAGCGCTCTCGATGGAATTCATGCCGCGCATCACCCGCGCGCAGTCGATGGACGTGTTGTCCTCGCAATCGAACCTTGCGGGGTACAAGGCGGTGCTGGCAGCCGCCGATGCCTATGGCCGCGCCTTCCCGATGATGATGACTGCGGCCGGCACGGTGCAGGCCGCGCGCGTCTTCATCATGGGTGTGGGCGTCGCGGGCCTTCAGGCGATTGCCACCGCGCGGCGTCTGGGTGCGCAGGTTTCGGCGACCGATGTGCGCAGCGCCACCAAAGAACAGATCCAGTCTTTGGGTGCAAAGGCGATCTTCGTCGAGAATGTCGCGGGGATCGAAGGCGAAGGCTCGGGCGGCTATGCCACCGAAATGAGCGAGGAATACCAGCGCGCGCAGGCCGAACTGGTGAGCGGCCACATCGCCAAGCAGGACATCGTCATCACCACGGCGCTGATCCCGGGCCGCGCCGCCCCGCGCCTGATCACCGACGTGCAGATCGCGACGATGAAGCCCGGCAGCGTGATCTATGACCTGGCGGTCGCCCAAGGCGGCAATGTCGAAGGGTCGGTCGCCGATCAGGTCGTGGAAAAGCACGGCGTCAAGATCATCGGCTATTCGAACACCCCCGCCACGCTTCCCGCCGACGCCTCGGCGCTGTTTGCGAGGAACCACTACAATTTCCTCAGCGCTTTCTGGGACAAGGAAAGCGGCAAGCCTGTGCTCGACGAGGAAATCGGCAATGCCATCCGGCTGACGCAGGGCGGCAAGGTCGTCAGCGAACGGCTGCTCGGCTGA
- a CDS encoding PH domain-containing protein → MGLINATVWDTADAAEDLAYALGRGEVMRMAFKLVRDSIIFTDRRILMIDVQGLTGSKKRFVTIPYRAITTFTLESAGHFDLDTEVTLTVSGSPPIAFNVSRGADVPGLVTLLTEYLAPGK, encoded by the coding sequence ATGGGCCTGATCAACGCCACCGTCTGGGACACCGCCGACGCTGCCGAAGACCTCGCCTATGCGCTCGGGCGCGGCGAGGTGATGCGGATGGCGTTCAAGCTGGTGCGCGATTCGATCATCTTCACCGATCGCCGCATCCTGATGATCGACGTGCAGGGCCTGACAGGATCGAAGAAGCGCTTTGTGACCATCCCCTACCGCGCGATCACGACCTTTACGCTCGAAAGCGCAGGCCATTTCGATCTCGATACCGAGGTCACGCTGACCGTTTCGGGGTCGCCGCCGATTGCCTTCAACGTCAGCCGCGGGGCGGACGTGCCGGGGCTGGTGACGCTGCTGACCGAATATCTCGCGCCGGGGAAATAG